The following are encoded in a window of Nibricoccus aquaticus genomic DNA:
- a CDS encoding glycosyltransferase family 2 protein, which translates to MSSNPAIKISIVSPVYRAEKLLDLLISRLTKVLGEIGITYEIILVEDCSPDASWNAVARLCAQNSHVVGLRLSRNFGQHYAISAGLNISRGEWVIVMDCDLQDQPEEIPNLLNKALEGHDIVLARRSVRQDNLLKRATSRLFYRGLSYLTGSKLDPAVANFGIYHRKVVAAINAMPESIRYFPTMVRWVGFRSTSIDVVHAARPEGPSSYNWSKLFNLACDIALAYSDKPLKLAVKTGVIISATGFVFAGYTIVQALREKITVLGYSSLIVSVWVLAGLIILINGIVGLYVGKIFEGVKRRPSFIVSEILPSGH; encoded by the coding sequence ATGTCTTCGAATCCAGCGATCAAAATTTCTATTGTTAGTCCGGTTTATCGAGCAGAAAAATTGCTCGATCTTTTGATCAGTCGACTAACAAAAGTGCTTGGGGAAATCGGCATTACATACGAAATCATTCTGGTTGAAGACTGTAGCCCGGATGCCAGTTGGAATGCTGTCGCACGTCTGTGTGCCCAAAATTCCCATGTTGTTGGCCTGCGGCTAAGCCGAAATTTCGGCCAGCACTATGCTATCTCGGCAGGACTAAATATTTCCCGCGGCGAGTGGGTTATCGTCATGGATTGCGATCTACAAGATCAGCCGGAAGAAATACCGAATTTGCTAAACAAAGCCCTGGAGGGGCATGACATTGTCCTCGCCCGCCGTTCAGTCCGCCAGGACAACCTCCTTAAAAGAGCCACTTCCCGCCTTTTTTATAGAGGCCTAAGTTATCTCACGGGCAGCAAACTGGACCCTGCTGTGGCAAATTTTGGTATCTATCATCGCAAGGTCGTCGCGGCGATCAACGCAATGCCAGAGAGTATCCGCTACTTCCCTACGATGGTGCGATGGGTTGGATTCCGGTCCACCTCCATCGATGTGGTCCACGCCGCACGCCCTGAAGGCCCATCCAGCTACAACTGGTCCAAGTTGTTCAACCTCGCTTGCGATATCGCATTGGCCTACTCGGACAAGCCCCTCAAGCTTGCCGTCAAGACTGGCGTGATAATCTCAGCAACGGGGTTCGTGTTTGCCGGTTACACAATCGTGCAAGCCCTGAGGGAAAAAATCACCGTACTAGGTTATTCCAGCTTGATTGTCTCAGTATGGGTTTTGGCTGGTCTCATCATCTTGATCAACGGAATCGTAGGCCTTTACGTTGGCAAGATCTTCGAGGGAGTGAAGCGTCGCCCGTCCTTCATCGTCAGTGAAATACTCCCCTCCGGTCATTGA
- a CDS encoding GNAT family N-acetyltransferase, whose translation MINSTAQDPQPCVLLPWDTNFFGFRIGRVKDSQLTEISTAAILEWSEKQNIRCLYFSGDGTHAETLQLAFRAGFQFIDVRVELALSLESTSAYSEPEDVIRSASPTDLGNLQALARKSHYDTRFFKDLGFPRHRAQDLYGEWIQRDLKIHHVIMATCPGERDRPAGYITCQIDPEIRQGRIGLIAVDTQSQGKGIGRALVHAGLNWFRASHCSIVNVATQASNLPALRLYQAVGFRHIESSVWFHHWFPSTHELQ comes from the coding sequence ATGATCAACTCTACTGCACAAGATCCCCAACCCTGTGTTCTTTTGCCTTGGGACACTAATTTCTTTGGGTTTCGCATCGGTCGAGTTAAGGATTCGCAATTAACCGAGATTTCCACTGCCGCGATTCTTGAGTGGAGCGAGAAACAGAATATTCGGTGTTTGTATTTCTCAGGTGACGGGACGCACGCCGAAACACTCCAACTCGCATTCAGGGCCGGCTTTCAATTTATTGATGTCCGTGTCGAGCTGGCGCTTTCACTTGAATCGACATCTGCTTATTCTGAACCTGAGGATGTAATCCGATCTGCTAGTCCAACGGACTTGGGCAATTTACAAGCCCTCGCGAGAAAATCACATTACGACACCCGCTTTTTCAAGGACCTAGGTTTTCCCCGTCATAGAGCGCAGGATCTTTATGGAGAGTGGATTCAACGCGACCTGAAGATACATCACGTGATAATGGCAACTTGTCCGGGAGAACGTGATCGGCCGGCAGGCTACATCACCTGCCAAATTGATCCCGAGATCCGGCAAGGGCGCATCGGATTAATCGCTGTCGACACGCAATCCCAAGGGAAAGGCATCGGTCGAGCACTTGTTCATGCAGGCTTGAATTGGTTTCGAGCTTCGCATTGCAGCATCGTAAATGTAGCGACCCAAGCATCGAATCTGCCCGCACTCCGACTCTACCAAGCTGTCGGCTTCCGCCACATTGAGTCCTCAGTATGGTTCCATCACTGGTTTCCCTCGACGCACGAATTACAATGA
- the rffA gene encoding dTDP-4-amino-4,6-dideoxygalactose transaminase — protein sequence MVPSLVSLDARITMTTPNLPFNRSSLAGRELEYINLTLEAGQIAGDQLFSKKCHKLLEDVLGTKRALVTTSCTHALEMTAILLDIQTGDEVIVPSFTFVSTANAFVLRGARPVFCDVRHDTLNLDEAKLEELISPRTKAIVVVHYAGVSCAMDEINAIAARHGIPVVEDNAHGLFGKYKGRWLGTIGALATQSFHETKNITCGEGGALLINDHRYAERAEIIREKGTNRANFFRGQVDKYSWVDVGSSYVMSDVLAAFLYAQLERWEDIQGKRRLLWNRYHSELSGWAARNGVTQPTVPSYCEQAWHMYYLLLPSLQSRQALIAHLKAHGVLAVFHYLPLHLSQYASRWGGKKGQCPVTEDVSDRLLRLSFYNTLTQDDQSRVINAVQKFSAA from the coding sequence ATGGTTCCATCACTGGTTTCCCTCGACGCACGAATTACAATGACCACCCCTAATCTTCCTTTCAATCGTTCGTCCCTGGCGGGACGCGAATTGGAATACATTAACCTAACCTTGGAGGCTGGCCAGATTGCCGGTGACCAGCTTTTTTCTAAAAAATGCCACAAGCTTCTGGAGGATGTCCTCGGCACCAAGCGGGCGCTCGTCACGACATCTTGCACCCACGCCTTAGAAATGACGGCAATTCTGCTCGATATCCAGACAGGGGATGAGGTGATCGTTCCATCATTCACCTTTGTCTCTACAGCCAACGCCTTCGTCTTACGCGGCGCCCGGCCGGTTTTTTGCGATGTTCGCCACGATACGCTTAACCTAGATGAGGCCAAACTCGAAGAGTTGATCTCCCCTAGGACCAAGGCGATTGTCGTGGTGCATTACGCCGGCGTAAGCTGCGCCATGGATGAGATAAACGCCATCGCGGCACGGCATGGAATACCAGTAGTGGAAGACAATGCCCACGGCCTTTTCGGTAAATACAAAGGGCGCTGGCTGGGCACTATCGGCGCGCTCGCCACTCAGAGTTTTCACGAGACCAAGAACATCACCTGTGGGGAGGGTGGTGCCTTGTTGATCAATGATCATCGCTATGCCGAGCGCGCGGAGATCATCCGCGAAAAAGGCACCAACCGGGCGAACTTCTTCCGCGGGCAGGTCGACAAATATTCGTGGGTCGATGTTGGCAGCAGCTATGTTATGAGCGACGTGCTGGCGGCATTCCTCTATGCCCAGCTTGAGCGTTGGGAGGACATTCAAGGAAAACGTCGCTTACTCTGGAATCGATACCACTCCGAACTCTCGGGTTGGGCTGCCCGGAACGGAGTCACCCAACCCACGGTTCCCTCCTACTGCGAACAGGCCTGGCATATGTACTACTTGCTTCTCCCTTCACTCCAATCCCGGCAGGCACTGATCGCACATCTTAAGGCCCATGGCGTACTCGCTGTTTTTCACTACCTTCCCCTGCACCTGTCCCAATATGCCAGCCGCTGGGGTGGCAAAAAAGGGCAGTGCCCGGTTACTGAAGACGTGAGTGATCGCCTGCTACGATTATCCTTCTACAATACCCTGACTCAAGATGACCAATCCCGGGTAATCAATGCTGTCCAAAAATTTAGCGCCGCCTAA